A single window of Ischnura elegans chromosome 8, ioIscEleg1.1, whole genome shotgun sequence DNA harbors:
- the LOC124164410 gene encoding uncharacterized protein LOC124164410 encodes MRQSIQTTKGSNPGFKRIKKSKLTGDASVTLKLNFTPEEDEKLVEAISPHPLIYDLRNPQYKDQRAKDNVWVVISEEVGRSVADCKKRWRNIKDTHDRKMRENSKTGSEAPPCKKGKKWQLQEQLAFLHSADVKRKSFCNITEDNEGSAYDENDDSVPFDVSEIEQETQTDAAARSSPQPVPPKQVSTKEVLSKNETTLPKKTTFRDKVCFAIEKRSKERDTMIKNLLEKDEETDDITLFFKSIAKTVQKMPPSLQQRAKLETLTLISNIESDMWASRQGTSANNQMFMISSPSSSDASLMSSTSQYGQTQQCGGQTLSTQQYDQSTTIMDPYNMPSGKSPMFTNFMS; translated from the exons ATGAGGCAAAGTATTCAGacaaccaaggggtcaaacccaGGATTTAAGAGGATAAAGAAGTCAAAGTTGACTGGTGATGCATCTGTGA ctctaaaattaaattttacacctGAGGAAGACGAGAAACTAGTAGAGGCGATTTCTCCTCACCCTTTGATTTATGACCTGAGAAATCCCCAGTATAAGGACCAAAGGGCTAAAGACAATGTTTGGGTGGTTATATCTGAAGAAGTTGGAAGATCAG TTGCTGACTGCAAGAAACGTTGGAGAAATATAAAAGATACACATGACAGGAAGATGCGAGAAAACAGCAAAACTGGTTCTGAGGCCCCACCATGTAAAAAAGGGAAGAAGTGGCAGTTACAAGAACAACTTGCTTTCCTCCATTCTGCGGATGTTAAACGAAA aagcTTCTGCAACATCACCGAGGACAACGAAGGGAGTGCTTATGACGAAAATGATGACTCAGTTCCTTTCGATGTATCTGAAATTGAGCAAGAAACGCAAACAGATGCAGCAGCTCGATCCTCGCCTCAGCCTGTGCCTCCGAAACAAGTGTCCACCAAAGAAGTCTTGTCTAAGAACGAAACTACTCTGCCAAAGAAAACTACTTTCCGCGATAAAGTTTGTTTTGCAATCGAAAAACGCTCCAAAGAGAGAGATACAATGATCAAGAATCTGCTTGAGAAGGATGAAGAAACAGACgatataactttattttttaaaagcattgCAAAAACTGTTCAAAAGATGCCCCCTAGCTTGCAACAGCGAGCTAAGTTGGAAACATtaactttaatttcaaatatagAATCCGATATGTGGGCGTCACGTCAGGGAACATCTGCAAATAACCAAATGTTTATGATCTCTTCGCCTTCGTCTTCTGATGCCAGTTTAATGTCATCAACGTCCCAATATGGCCAAACTCAGCAGTGTGGTGGGCAAACTTTATCTACCCAGCAGTATGATCAGAGTACAACAATTATGGATCCATACAATATGCCCAGTGGAAAATCTCCAATGTTCACTAACTTCATGAGTTAG